In Chryseobacterium sp., the genomic window CACCTGGAGGAACAGATGTATTAAATAATGTGAATGTGGGGAGTGCTACTTCTTACACAATTCCTGCTGCCAATGCACTGGACTACTCGGTGCTTTACTACGTGAAAGTTACTCCTACCAATAATTTTGGAAGTAATACAGGTTGTACGGAAAGTTCTTTTACAACTTTAAATATTGGCTGTCCTAGCGTTTCGTCACCTTCTTCTGCAGCCACCGGAGTTGCTGTAATGCCTGCTATCAGCTGGAGTTCTTTAGCGGGGGCTACCGGATATAAAATTTCTATGGGAACTACTGCCGGAGGTACGGATATTATAAATAATGCGGACGTAGGGAATGTAACGACTTATACCCTTACTACCCCTTTATCATTCAATACTAAATATTATTATACGGTTTCCAGTTATAGCGGGACTTCTGCCAGCTCAGGTTGTACGGAAAGAACTTTTACAACGGTAACTTTATGTCCGAGTGTTTCGGCACCTTCATCGGCAGCAACAGGGGTATCTGTGCTTCCTACCATCACATGGGGGGCTATTGCAGGGGCTACCGGATATAGAATTTCCATGGGAACTACAGCCGGAGGTACAGATATCATGAACAGCGTGGATGTTGGAAATGTAAGTACCTATACCCTTACTACGCAATTAGCATATAATACAAAACATTACTATACCGTAACCGGGTATTCCGGAAGTACAACAGGGTCTTCCTGTACGGAAAGAAACTTTACCACTTCAACGTTATGTCCAAGTGTGTCAGCACCTTCATCTTCTGCAACGGGGTTTCCATCCTTCCTACCATTACATGGTCTGCGGTGGGAGGAGCTACCGGATATAAGATTTCTATGGGAACCACTGCCGGAGGTACAGATATTATGAACAGCGTGGATGTAGGAAATGTAACGACTTATACCCTTTCTACCCCTTTATCATATAATACAAAATATTATTATACGGTAACGGGATATTCAGGAAGTATCATGGGGACATCTTGTACGGAAAGAAACTTCACAACGTCAACTTTATGTCCTGCTGTTTCCGCGCCTTCATCCTCTGCCACCAATGTTTCCATCACTCCTACCATTACATGGGGAGCGATCACGGGGGCTACCGGATATAGAATTTCTATGGGAACCACTGCCGGAGGTACAGATATTATGAATAGTGTGGATGTTGGAAATATGACGTCCTATACCGTTTCTACGCCATTATCATTCAGTACAAAATACTATTATACAGTAACCGGATACGCGGGAGGCTTGGCAGGTACAGCTTGTACGGAAAGAAACTTTACGACACAGGGACCTTGTCCTATCGTGACTTATCCTGCTGATGCGGCAACTCTTCAGCCAATAATGCCTACTATTAAATGGAATCCGATTTCTACGGCAACTTCTTATAGTTTATCTGTGGGAACAACAGCTGGCGGAACTGATATCCTGAGTAATGTGAACGTGGGGAATGTTACATCCTATACATTTACTGCTCCTTTAACATTAGGAACTAAATACTATTACAAGGTCAATACCAATACCTCATCAGCATGTACGGAAAGAACATTTACCGTGAATGCTAATCCTGCACCGGCTAATGATAACTGTTCCGGAGCATTGGTAGCATCATCATTCCCTTATACTTACAACCAGACAGACGGAGCAGGTAATACAAACGGATCCGGATTTATTACTGCCTGTTCTTCAGGATCTAATGACGGAATGTGGTTTAAGTTTACAGGTGACGGAGGAACGATTACGGTAAAGGCAACTACAACCACTACTTGGGATCATAAGGTATCGGTATATTCCGGTAACTGCGGTGCTCTTACTTGCGTGGGTACCGTAGATGACAGCCTTAGTACTTCCGGATCTTCGGAAACTTATACATTCTCTTCTGTAGCAGGTACAGACTATTATGTAAATGTAGCCTACTATAGTGCCACTACCGATTCAGCAGAAGGAAACTTTACGATGAGTATTACCTCAAGTATGTTAGCGACTTCAGAAGCATCTGCCGTTAAAGTAAATACGATTCAGGCTTATCCTAATCCATTTACTGATGTTGTGAATATTTCAGACATCTCTAAAGTACAGTCTATTTCAATTGTTGATCTTACAGGAAGAGTAGTGAAGACTATTGCAGCACCTTCTTCTGTACTTCAATTAGGAGAATTAAAACAAGGAATGTATTTAGCGGTATTGAATATGAAAGACGGATCTAAACAGACGATCAAGATTCTAAAAAAATAAAAATCATTATTTATTCATAATTATGAAAGCAGTGGCTATTTAGTCACTGCTTTTTTAATAATTTTTTAATGTTTTTTTAATCTTGTGTTAAAATTATTATTAATTTGGTAATATAATTAATACCCAATAAAATAATATAATATGAAGAAAATCTTACTTTTGTGCTTATTGATGATAGGCATGACATTGAGTGCTCAAATCAACTTAGGAGAAGGGAGTACTGAAACCGGGAATGCCCCGATTGATACTTATTATGGATATTCCTATATCCAGCAGATTTTTACCAAACAAGAGATTAATGCCAATGCGGCAGGTACTATTACAGGATTGAAATTTTATCTGGATGCTTCAGCATCTTTAACCAACTCATCAGACTGGGTTGTTTATGTGGGACATACTGCAAAATCCAATTTTACTTCCGGCAGTGACTGGATTCCTTCAACACAGCTGACACAGGTCTATGCGGGTGCTGTTACTAACAATAACGGAGTTATAGAAATCACTTTTACCACCCCGTTTCCGTATAATAATACACAAAACTTAGTCATTGCGGCGGAAGAAAATTCTCCGGATTATGATGACAGTAATATATTTACGGTCTATAAATACAGCGCTGTCAATGATCGTACCCTTTCCTACAGCAGTGACGGTACTGACCCTGACCCTGCCAATCCTCCATCTGGCGAAATCCTGGAATATAGATCTGTAGTGAGTCTTATGGGGCTTACAATCAATCCTATACCGGCTTGTCCTGTCATGGAATACCCTTTAAATAATTCATCGTTTATTCCTGTGTCACCTGCTATCACATGGAATACCACGCAGGGGGCTACGAGTTATAAGGTATCAATAGGAACAACTCCGGGAGGAACAGATATTGTCAATCAGCAAACGGTAACTTCCAACAATTTCACGCCGTCATCCCCGCTTAATGCCAATACCATCTATTATGCAAAAGTAACAGCTGTGGGAGCGGGAGGAGAATCTACAGGTTGTTCCATCATCCAGTTTAAAACAGCGCCGCCTGCACCTGCCAATGATGACT contains:
- a CDS encoding T9SS type A sorting domain-containing protein, which encodes MLATSEASAVKVNTIQAYPNPFTDVVNISDISKVQSISIVDLTGRVVKTIAAPSSVLQLGELKQGMYLAVLNMKDGSKQTIKILKK